The candidate division KSB1 bacterium genome includes the window CCGCCCCCCTCCTGAATCAAACCAAAATCAATGGTTTCCTGCGAACGAATTTTTACTTTGTTGCGGCTGAACTGGTAGGTATAAGCTCCCTGATTAACCGTGATGGTAAAGTTTACTTCCTGATCGCACGGCGCGAAACTGGTCAAAGACAAATAGGTTTCGTTTTTGTTCTTATCGCCGGAGCACTTGCCTGACCATACCTCGACCTTTTGCAGAAAAGTGAACTTGTAGGCATATTTATTAAAGCCCTTATCATAGACGAAATGCGAGGTGCTGATGTCGTATTTTTCACTGATTTCGCAGGGATTGGAACAGCTCAACAGCAGAACGGCAGCCGCGAGGGGCAGTATGGATTTCATTAGGCACCTCTTTCCCGACTGCGGCGCCGCAGCATGTCGCTGATGCGTTTGCCGACCAACCGGTCCGCGGCTGCAACGACCTTTTTGATGACCTCAAAGACATCCTCGTCACCCGGCCAGTACTGTTTGAGCAGCTCGGGCGGGGTATTGCTCAACAGGCCATGCAGCACGTAAGCGGTCAACACCAGATCGTCGGCCCAGGCGACCGGTCCGATGATTGCCTCAGGAATGAGATCGAACGGAGAGATGAAATAGGCCACCGCAGCCATCAACTTGAGGCGTTCGGAAATCGGTACGCGCGGATCGATCGACAGCTTCCACACCAAATAGAACATGTCGGGCGCCCAAATGATGTACTTGGCGTAAGGAGACGCCGCATTCAGATTGGTATTGATCCATTCCAGCACCTTTTGGCGCAATTTCAGGTAAAAACCTTGCTCCTTTTCCATCGCCGTACTCCCTAAAGTCTTTTTCAACTGCAAAAATGTAGCAAAACGGAAAAGAAAAGCCAAGAATTCTTTTTACTGTTCCCCAAAAGTGCCCCTTTTACAAAAGTTTTTGTGCGCTTGATAAAAAGCCGGAAAAACTTGAATCTCTTTGTACTTCTTTTGAATCAAAAAGTAAAAAAGCAGAAAATAATTCCGCTTTATATTTTTTTATTGAAAATATTTTTTAACTTTAATAAGAAAATTGAAATAGGCTTGTTGGGGAAAAGCGTTGAAAACGACGCTAAAGTCCAGTAAACTGTTTAAAAAACGAAAGGAGCTGCCATGAAGAACCTCGTTGTTACCGCTGCGATTCTTTTGCTGGTCGTCGCCGGTGCCTGGGCGCAACTCAATCCGGCGGACCGGCCGACTTGGAGCAGAGGCGTGATCTTGAATTTCCAAGAGAGCACAGAACTCGGCGAGGCGTTCAATCTGATTCAGGTTGAATGCAACAACCAATCGATTTTCGAACCGGCCAATAACCCGGCGCCGGTCAACAAGCCGGACGATTTCCCCTTTAACAGCGCCAACGTCGGCAAAATCACCACCACGGCCTGCGACAAAGAGGGATTTTACATCGACAAAGAATTCGTTCTTGATTTTACCTTCAGGCCGTGGATTTGGGTCGACGTGATTGCGCCGGCGGCAGGCAAAAAAGTTTTGCTCGTATTGGAAGCGTGGAGCGATCCGAGCGTTCGTAAGGAATTCGAAGCGACCACCAGCGAAGGCGGTGTATGGGAGCGGTTGACGTTCGACGTCGGCGGCACCGAGTCGTTCAAATACGGCCGCGTCGGCTTGTTTTTCGATTACGGCGGCACGACAGCCGGCGAGGTGTGGTATTTTGACAACGTACGCCAGATGCAGCCGCCAATCACCTACGACAACGGCCTGATCGAGGACTTTGAGACGCCCAACCGCATGTTCTGGGGCGATTGGGGCGGTTGTGAATTCACCATCGGCGAAAACCCGTCGAAAAATGACGCCAATCCCAGCAACATGGTCGGCATTTTCTACACAACCGCCGAACAATGGGAAGGGGCCTGCAATGCCGAGCGCCTCTATCCGCTCGATTTTGCCGGCGCCAACGGCGGCTCGATCACGGTCCAAGTCTANNNNNNNNNNGTTCTTCGGCAACCGGCGAGGATTGGTATATTGACGACATCATCTGGACCGGCCAACCGACCAACGTTGCGAACAAAAAGCCGGAAAACCTTGACCTTGCGATCCGCAACTATCCTAACCCCTTCAACCCGATTACGACCATCAGCTACAACCTGCCTCAGGCGGCCATGGTCAATCTGGCGGTTTTCGACCTCAACGGCCGTCAAGTAGCCCAGTTGATCGATCACCGTCAGGCAGCCGGCTCTTACGAGATCCGCTTTGATGCCTCGCAGCTGCCCAGCGGCACTTATTTCTGCCGCCTGATTGCCGGCGAGCGCGTCGATACTCACAAAATGCTGCTGCTAAAGTAGTTCCGGCACGTTCGAATTCCACGGGCGGAGCATTCAGCGTTTATTTGCTCCGCCCTTTGTTTTGTCATGATGGTTCCATCCGTCCATTATCAAAAAGCATGAATAAAGCATTTTCCCTCTTTATCCTGATTCTCTGCACTGTCGAACTGCCGCCGT containing:
- a CDS encoding T9SS type A sorting domain-containing protein: SSATGEDWYIDDIIWTGQPTNVANKKPENLDLAIRNYPNPFNPITTISYNLPQAAMVNLAVFDLNGRQVAQLIDHRQAAGSYEIRFDASQLPSGTYFCRLIAGERVDTHKMLLLK
- a CDS encoding DUF1232 domain-containing protein, with translation MEKEQGFYLKLRQKVLEWINTNLNAASPYAKYIIWAPDMFYLVWKLSIDPRVPISERLKLMAAVAYFISPFDLIPEAIIGPVAWADDLVLTAYVLHGLLSNTPPELLKQYWPGDEDVFEVIKKVVAAADRLVGKRISDMLRRRSRERGA